A genomic segment from Juglans regia cultivar Chandler chromosome 14, Walnut 2.0, whole genome shotgun sequence encodes:
- the LOC109013988 gene encoding alpha-L-fucosidase 1, giving the protein MSQSQMILLILLFLLSSLSSSSSSSNPFLKPPPLPILPLPSAYQLQWQLGHMALFLHFGPNTFTDSEWGTGRVDPYVFDPSNLDPSQWVRVAKESGFSRVILTAKHHDGFCLWPSEYTDYSVRSSAWRNGTGDVVGELAKAAMDAGIGLGLYLSPWDRHEVCYGKTLDYNEFYMGQMTELLTRYGDIKEVWLDGAKGEGEKDMEYFFDTWFSLIHQLQPGAVIYSDAGPDTRWIGDEAGVGGSTCWSLFNRSDAKIGDTNPKYSMEGDPLGHEWVPAECDVSIRPGWFWHASEVPKSARTLLDIYYKSVGRNCLLLLNVPPNSSGLISAEDIQVLQEFSDLRKSIFSHNLAFNALVNASSTRGGNSDSHFNPQNVLKESIYSYWSPEENQTDWVLYLNLQELVSFNVLQVQEPIHMGQRIIKFHLDILTEDGQWKKVINGTTVGYQRLLQFPSAKSQYLRFVIDRSRADPLISYFGIFMDEYSIVNKISNTSSEAHLNGSQVIQQITYNHSHIVIPI; this is encoded by the exons ATGTCCCAATCCCAAATGATCCTTCTAATTCTACTCTTCCTCCTTTCTTCgttatcttcatcttcttcttcttcaaacccATTTCTCAAACCTCCACCTCTTCCTATTTTGCCCCTCCCTTCTGCTTACCAGCTCCAATGGCAGCTCGGCCACATGGCCCTCTTCCTCCACTTTGGCCCCAACACCTTTACAGACTCCGAGTGGGGCACCGGCCGTGTTGACCCCTACGTCTTCGACCCCTCTAACCTCGATCCATCTCAGTGGGTTCGTGTCGCCAAGGAATCTGGCTTTTCTCGCGTGATCCTCACCGCCAAGCACCACGATGGGTTCTGCCTATGGCCCTCCGAGTACACCGATTACTCTGTGCGCTCTAGCGCCTGGAGAAATGGGACTGGTGATGTTGTCGGGGAACTGGCTAAGGCTGCTATGGACGCAGGCATTGGATTGGGTCTTTATCTTTCGCCGTGGGATCGGCACGAGGTGTGTTATGGGAAGACTTTGGACTATAATGAGTTCTACATGGGGCAGATGACTGAGTTGCTCACAAG GTATGGCGACATTAAGGAGGTGTGGTTGGATGGTGCGAAAGGAGAAGGAGAGAAGGACATGGAGTATTTCTTTGATACTTGGTTTAGTCTCATTCATCAGCTCCAGCCTGGGGCTGTAATTTATTCTGATGCTGGTCCTGATACCAGGTGGATTGGGGATGAGGCTGGTGTTGGGGGGTCTACTTGCTGGTCACTTTTCAATCGAAGTGATGCCAAGATTGGTGACACTAATCCTAA ATACTCTATGGAAGGAGATCCACTTGGTCATGAGTGGGTACCTGCTGAGTGTGATGTCTCGATTAGGCCTGGTTGGTTTTGGCATGCATCAGAAGTTCCCAAATCTGCGAGAACTCTTCTTGACATATACTACAAGTCAGTTGGCAGAAACTGTCTCTTGTTGCTAAATGTGCCCCCAAACTCCTCGGGTCTTATATCAGCTGAAGACATACAGGTGCTTCAAGAATTCAGCGATCTCCGGAAGTCCATTTTCTCCCATAATCTTGCTTTTAATGCTCTTGTTAATGCTAGCAGTACCCGGGGAGGCAATAGCGATTCTCATTTCAACCCCCAGAACGTCCTCAAAGAAAGTATTTACTCCTATTGGTCCCCTGAGGAGAATCAAACCGATTGGGTCTTATACTTAAACCTTCAAGAATTAGTTTCTTTCAATGTTCTGCAAGTTCAAGAACCAATTCACATGGGACAGCGGATTATCAAATTTCACCTTGACATCTTGACAGAAGATGGGCAGTGGAAGAAAGTGATCAATGGCACTACAGTTGGATATCAGAGGCTGTTGCAGTTCCCGTCCGCAAAATCTCAGTATTTGAGGTTTGTTATCGATAGGTCTCGGGCAGATCCACTTATTtcatattttggaatttttatggatgaatattcCATTGTGAATAAGATATCCAATACAAGCTCAGAAGCACATCTCAATGGCAGTCAAGTTATTCAGCAAATCACATACAACCATTCTCATATTGTCATCcctatataa